The sequence below is a genomic window from Sediminispirochaeta bajacaliforniensis DSM 16054.
CCTCTTTTTCGCCGATTTTTGCCAGCTTGTCGACAATGCGCAGTATTTCCACAGAGTGGGAGGCAACCTCAATAGCATCAAGGAAGCGGTTGAAAAGCCCCCGATGATTGATCCTGAAGCTCACATTGTCGATGCCGAGGGCAGTGAAGGCACTGTGCATCATCAATAGAATTTCGAGATCGGCCGAGAGCGCATCGATTCCGACGATATCGAAATCGCACTGTACGAACTCCCGGTATCGCCCTTTTTGTGTATTTTCGCCCCGCCAGACCTTGTCGATATGATAGCGTTTAAAGGGGAGAGACAGCTCATTAATATGGCTTGCCATGAAGCGGGCAAAGGGAACGGTAAGGTCGAATCGCATGGCGACCTCTCTTCCCCCCTGATCGGTAAAGGCATAGACCTGCTTGTCGGTCTCTCCTCCTCCCTTACCCAATAGTACTTCCCGGTATTCGAGAACCGGGGTATCGATTGGAACAAATCCATAGCCGTGAAAAACCTGTTCAAGTGTATGCATGATGGCAATCCGTCTGGATGCCTGATCGGGAAGAAAATCCCTGAAACCTTTTAAAACTCTTGGCTCTATGATCACGAAAGAGGCTCCTTTTTCCCTTACTTGATTTTTATGGTCGAACAATTTACCATAGTGTAAACGAAAACCGATTCTTACTGCAAGCGAGAGATGTTTTGCTGAAACGATATGCTACCGATGAGAAGGGGCAAAGTGTCCCGATAGCGAAAATTTACACCGAGCAAGAACACCCGATCTCTTCCGATCAAATCGATGGTGATGCCTTTGCGATAACAAGGCGTCTTAAGGATGCCGGATTTGAGGCCTATATCGTCGGCGGAGCAGTGAGAGATCTGCTTCAGGGGAAAAGTCCAAAAGATTTTGATATCGCAACCAGTGCATATCCGAAGCAGGTCAGAAAGCTTTTTCGTAATTCGAGGATCATCGGAAGACGTTTTCGCTTGGTACATGTCCACTATGGAAGCGGTAAGATCATCGAGGTCTCGACCTTTCGGGCCGACGACGAGGAAGGTAACTCGAATAATGTGTTCGGTACCCTTGAAGACGATGTGAAACGCAGGGATTTTAGTGTAAACGCCCTCTATCTTGACCCCCAGAAACTGCACATCATCGATTTTGTCGACGGTGTGAAAGATGTCAGGGCCGGAAAGATGAAGAGTTTGCTCCCCTTGGATAGGACCTTTAAAGATGATCCTGTCCGTATGATCAGGGCTGTGAAGTATTCTACCGGTGGCGGCTTTCGTATGGGATGGAAGCTTCGCAGGGCCATTGCCAGGCATGTGGACGAGCTTGAGCGTTGTCCATCCTCCCGCATGACCGAAGAGGTGTTTAAGGTCCTCTCCTCCGGCCGTTCGGCTCTTCTTATTGATGAATTTTTGAAAACAGGATTGTTTCGCCATATGCTTCCGCGTATCGACTCCTTTCTCAAATCGGGGGACAAGAAGCTTCGAGGAGCCTTCTTCGCTTCCTTGGAAGAGTTGGATCTTCTTGTTCGGGAAAAGAATGAGGATCGCAAGGGGCAAATGCTTGTTAGGTTGCTTAGCCCCTTTCTGGAACTCTCCTTAGAGGGCACCAATAGTGTCGATCTGTTCCGGGATACCTTTAAATCCTGTAAGCAATTGCTTGAGCCGATAACGCCTCCCAACCATGAAGTGGAGATGGCGGTCATAAAGCTTTTTCGGCAATGCGGTATCAGAACCCCGCGTAATATTACACGAAAGCCGAAGCCCTCCTCTCTCGAGCCTGTAGCGAAAGATAAGGAGAATAAAATGCGGCGAAGTCGTAGACGAAAAAAGCGCCAGTCGGCTGAAAATACCGACGTAGCGCTTGATGTTTAACACTGTTCGCTTCTGTTACCTTTCTGTCTCTTTCGTTGCATTTCCACTTTCCGAGTTGATTCTCGTAAGCAGATCATCTGCTTTGACGCCGAAACCATCCGGATCCAGGCTCTTTACCTGGCTCAGGTAAAAGGCTGCGTCGCTGTTGCGACTATCGGCATAAGCATTTACACCAAGAGCGTAGTAGGTGAGTGGAGCGTTTCCGCCCGCCTGGATGGAAGAGTGATAGTAGTATTCCGCCGAGGCATAGTCTGCTCTTGCATAACCGATGAGGCCCAGATAGTAGTAGGGAATGTAATTCTCCGGACGAAGGGCCATTGCCGAACTGAAGAGTTTTTCCGCCTCATCGTATTGTTCAAGCCCGTAGGCCTGCATTCCCGATTCAATCAGATCAGGGAAGGTTTTGACCGAGGAGATATAACTTGCAAAGTCGGAAACAAAAAGATTGCGGTCCGTCCATGAAAAGGCGCGCTGTACCGTGGAATTCTCATTGTCGCGTTTTGTCGCATCGGCGGAGAGACTCGAAATTGCATCCCACAGGGCCCTATTGTAATTTTTGTATTCGCTGTTGAGCAGAAACGAGACAAGTCCCCAGCTTTCGGCATAAAACTGGTCGATATTCGCATTTGCGGTTTCGGCATCGACATAAAGAAGCATATTGAGAGGCAGCAGTCCCGAACTTCCCTCTGTTTTGGTTTCCTCGGCAAGTAGGGTTCTCAGATAGGGAATCCATCCGAGATTTTCCCGATAGATTGCCGTTTTCCGGTCTGTGTTGTAACCGCTCTCTTCGAAATAGATGGCGAACCCCTTCTGCAGCCAAAGGGGAGGCTCGCTAATAAAACTGCGGAGATATTGAACAAAACCGTGGTGAATAAGGGAGCGCCGCTCCAATTCCGGATCATCCATGGCATAGCCGACAAGCTCGCTTTTCGCTGAATTTTTATATTGAAGAAAGACAAAGGTCTCTCTTGTCTGTGACACCGTCGAGCGAAGATAATCATCAAACTTTGCCTTGCTGGAAAAGAGCCTGACATTCATTTTGTTCTGAAGTTCCGCGGGATCAAAATGAAAGTATGAGTTGAAGAGCACGAAAAATGCATCAAGAAATTCGGCTTTTGCCTGTGCATCTTCTTTACCCATTTCTGAGAAGACTCTATAGTGATTCCCTTCCGCCATCTGCATGCTTTGCCCAAACACCATGGCTGTGGTGCATAGAAGAAGAACTACGATGATTGATCTTCGTTTCATGATAACCGCTCCTTATGTCTCTATCCAATGGAGAAATTATATCTCCTCATTTATCTATCGGCCGTAATGAGCAAAAAAATTAGTGACTTTGTACCGCATCGACGGTGATATCGACCGATGTTATCAGGACTCCCCCGTAACGCTGAAGACTGGAAATAATATACTCCTGCATATCGTGAAGCGAACCGGAAAGATTGACTCCTATAGGGAGGTGAACCTTCAGATGAAGATGATATCCACCTGCATCGTGCTTGACGCTTACCTTCCGTACCGATACTGCGTCGTCCCATTCATCGACACAGTGCAGCACCATCTGGGTAAGGGCCACCTCGCTAATTTCAACTTTTCCCCGTTTGCTTGAGAACTCGGGTTGCACCACGGTCTTTTCAAAGGCCCGTTGTCCTCCGGGAAGAAGACCCAGCTTTTTCTTGAAAAATACCTTTACCGAATCATAAACGAATTGAGGGTAATTTTGCCTGATTTCTATGGAAGGAACGGGGATCACATGCTTACCTTCCGTTCTGCTTTTAATAGCAGTTTCGATCTCTTCTTTACTTGCAAGTTGCTCAATGCTTAACACTTTCGAGGGAGCAGGTAGTCCAAGCCTTCCCGCAATTTTCCTGACCATTCGCTCGCTTGTACCGATCAGGAGAATCCTCCTGAATTTTTCTCTGTCAATAGCCTCCCTGACTTCTCTGAGATGGGAGGGGTCTTCGAACAGTGCCGTCTTAATGGCGGAAAGGAAGAGCTTTTCCCGCTTAGCGGAACGGCCCGCAATAATCTTCTGATCGCGAATAAGTAATCCATCGTCGATGATTAATTCAATACCGTATTTTTCTGCCACAAGTTTTGCCCGGAAGCTTTTGCCCGTTCCGCTGCGTCCTACCAACGCAAATACCTGTACGCCTCTGAGTAGCCATAAAAGATGGCGGATAAACTGAACCATGAAAGCATGATAGCCACCACCGACATTTTAGGAAAGACCCGGGGCTTTCGTGAGGAGTAGTTTCCTTGTGCTACCTTGACAAATTGCTGTTGTACCCGGAAACTGAGGCGGACGGATACAGCGGGAATGGTGCGAAAAAATAGAATCGGGGCAATTTTTGCTCTCATATGTTGTGTGATAGTATATGTGCTTTCTCTTTTCTCGGCCTTTCGCCAGGACCATACTAGTTCAGGTCCCGAACGTCAGTTATGGCCTGATGCCGTTCCCGTTCTCGTGGATTCGAGCCTTCAGCGTTCCGATTTTCTGAAGATCGCGAAATCGGCAGGCTACGAAAGGGTGAGTCATCGGGGAAATGCAATGGTTCCTCTTTTCTCTTTTCATGGAATGATTAAAGTACCTGTGGAGAATATTGCGGAACATTACGATTCTCTTGATCCGCTTTATGATCCTTTTTTAAAAAAAATTCCGGCACTTTTTAGTGGAAGCATCGATGGACGGGATGCTCAGGTCTACTATATCATCACAAAAGATGATCCGAACACGCTCTTTCGGCGATTGTCCGGGGTGAACAGCCGTTATTCCGGACAATTTGTTGTTGCAGGAACGGGAAGCGGACCTTTGCTCCTCCTTCCTCTTATCTTTCTTTTTCTTGTCGTTTTTTTTGCTTTGGGGCTGGATGCGAAATCCCGTCTTTTCTTTTTTTTAGGGGCATTTCCGGTTGCCGTCTTTTCTTTTGGGACACCTTTTGGTTCTTACGCGGCAGTACTTCTCTTTTCACCGTTTTGGGCTTTGCTGGTCAGCCGAATTCCCCTGTTTTTGAATGAGCGGTTTAGAAGAGGGGCGGATACTTCAAATCTGGAACACGACCTCTTGATGAGAGCGTTTCGGTATCTCCTTTTTTCTGTTCTTTCGCTTATCTTCTTTTTTGTGTTCTCACAGAAAGGGCAGTTAAAGGGCCTGGGGCCCCTTTTCACTTGCCTTTTGGCAGGACCAGCCGTGATTGGGGCCATCATTCTCTGGCACTATGTGCGGTACGCCTCCCGACAGCATGCCCTTTTTGTATCAGTCGCCATAAGCACTACGGGCTCTGGCAAGAAACGAATGCTCCATTTTTTTTCTTCCATCTATACGCGGTGCGGTTTCGTCTTGTTCTGTTCTTCCCTGCTTTTCTTATGGCCTCTGTTTAACGACGGCTCTGCGGCCTCCCTTTCCTTGCCTGCTCCGGCACCTCATTCGGGGGTAGAGACGGCCGCGGGATTTCCCGCTATAGGTCAAAAGGGAGATTCTCTTCCTAATAGGGGGGATTATATTGCCCACTATGCGTTCCACGACGGCTATCTTTTTGGTATGAATTATAGGGTTCCCACCCTCAATGAAGCACTAGAATATGAAAACTATTTCTATATAAACGATGTTCTCTATAGTGAACAGGTAACTGCGAAACTGTTTACAGAGCAATGGTATGAAGATATAATAGGGCAGCAGGTACAAAACGGGATTATCGGCCTTTTTCTTAACCAGACAAATTCGGTACGTCTGAATTATGTCTCTTTGGCTAGCGGAGGCGGCACGGAGCTAAGTGGGGGAAAATTACTTTTTCTGTTGACCGTTGTCCTTGTTTCGCTGGTCTTTTCGGAAATGCATAACATTTTCTCTTCGGTAAAGATGGAGCCGGGATCTCGAACGGTAAGGAGTAAAGAACAAGCAGCATGAAAGGATTATCTACGTTTCCAAAGGGTGGGG
It includes:
- the pcnB gene encoding polynucleotide adenylyltransferase PcnB encodes the protein MLKRYATDEKGQSVPIAKIYTEQEHPISSDQIDGDAFAITRRLKDAGFEAYIVGGAVRDLLQGKSPKDFDIATSAYPKQVRKLFRNSRIIGRRFRLVHVHYGSGKIIEVSTFRADDEEGNSNNVFGTLEDDVKRRDFSVNALYLDPQKLHIIDFVDGVKDVRAGKMKSLLPLDRTFKDDPVRMIRAVKYSTGGGFRMGWKLRRAIARHVDELERCPSSRMTEEVFKVLSSGRSALLIDEFLKTGLFRHMLPRIDSFLKSGDKKLRGAFFASLEELDLLVREKNEDRKGQMLVRLLSPFLELSLEGTNSVDLFRDTFKSCKQLLEPITPPNHEVEMAVIKLFRQCGIRTPRNITRKPKPSSLEPVAKDKENKMRRSRRRKKRQSAENTDVALDV
- a CDS encoding ATP-binding cassette domain-containing protein, which produces MVQFIRHLLWLLRGVQVFALVGRSGTGKSFRAKLVAEKYGIELIIDDGLLIRDQKIIAGRSAKREKLFLSAIKTALFEDPSHLREVREAIDREKFRRILLIGTSERMVRKIAGRLGLPAPSKVLSIEQLASKEEIETAIKSRTEGKHVIPVPSIEIRQNYPQFVYDSVKVFFKKKLGLLPGGQRAFEKTVVQPEFSSKRGKVEISEVALTQMVLHCVDEWDDAVSVRKVSVKHDAGGYHLHLKVHLPIGVNLSGSLHDMQEYIISSLQRYGGVLITSVDITVDAVQSH
- a CDS encoding DUF1570 domain-containing protein, whose translation is MKRRSIIVVLLLCTTAMVFGQSMQMAEGNHYRVFSEMGKEDAQAKAEFLDAFFVLFNSYFHFDPAELQNKMNVRLFSSKAKFDDYLRSTVSQTRETFVFLQYKNSAKSELVGYAMDDPELERRSLIHHGFVQYLRSFISEPPLWLQKGFAIYFEESGYNTDRKTAIYRENLGWIPYLRTLLAEETKTEGSSGLLPLNMLLYVDAETANANIDQFYAESWGLVSFLLNSEYKNYNRALWDAISSLSADATKRDNENSTVQRAFSWTDRNLFVSDFASYISSVKTFPDLIESGMQAYGLEQYDEAEKLFSSAMALRPENYIPYYYLGLIGYARADYASAEYYYHSSIQAGGNAPLTYYALGVNAYADSRNSDAAFYLSQVKSLDPDGFGVKADDLLTRINSESGNATKETER